The following are encoded together in the Vanrija pseudolonga chromosome 7, complete sequence genome:
- the MUP1_5 gene encoding High-affinity methionine permease, producing MATPTDLETKSPVPSILGTEKREFVLGKGDLAFVGEQGHNGAAATYQTVDGAPVEKESPLGYNVGWWTALFLNVSTMVGTGIFSTPSAILAGTGSVGLSLIYWFLGYLISISGVSVYLELASYFPSRSGGEVVYLEQAFPRPRHFFPVAFAFQTIILSFMSSNAYVIAFYIFRMAGRDGGNWETKGVAVAALTVVCLIVFASNKLSLRLSNVLGVVKIATLLFITTTGWAVLGGAFKSRVADPHANFRNAFNGTSKDGYGISNALVNIIFSYGGSTMAFNLSNEVKNPVRTLGLSANAGVTITFLLYLLVNVAYFAAVPKALILTSNQTTAFLYFSTLFSERAAKVLTILPILSATGNIIAGTVGHTRMVREVGRQGVLPFTKFWVSTYPLGTPGGAILSTWVVSALVIICPPAGSAFNFILALQNYPNSLFLAFMTLGLFLIRRQRARAGLPRSSYRSWTFVVVFYLAAQVFMLVMPWVPPSAGINASSFGFLYAASSITAIGLVALCFVYYAVWVWVLPRLGKYELRSIVIHLDDGSVGHSLVRVKNADLAEWDAKHDPAGNSITSGDEADQAEFHVVEELKV from the exons ATGgccacgccgaccgaccTCGAAACAAAGTCCCCCGTCCCCTCGATCCTAGGCACCGAGAAGCGCGAGTTCGTCCTCGGCAAAGGCGACCTCGCGTTCGTCGGCGAACAGGGGCacaacggcgccgcggcgacgtaCCAGACTGTCGATGGCGCTCCCGTCGAGAAGGAGTCGCCGCTGGGGTATAATGTCGGGTGGTGGACCGCGCTGTTTTTGAATGTCTCAACGATGGTGGGCACTGGTATTT TCTCGACGC catcCGCCATCCTCGCAGGTACCGGCTCCGTGGGCCTCTCCCTCATCTACTGGTTCCTAGGGTACCTGATCTCCATCTCGGGCGTGAGCGTGTACCTCGAGCTGGCCAGCTACTTCccctcgcgcagcggcggcgaggtcgtgtacctcgagcaggcgttcccgcgcccgcgccactTCTTCCCCGTGGCGTTCGCGTTCCAGACCATCATCCTGAGCTTTATGAGCTCGAACGCGTACGTGATCGCGTTCTACATCTTCCGCATGGCTGGCCGCGATGGGGGAAACTGGGAGACGAAGGGcgtggccgtggctgcgCTCACCGTCGTCTGTCTGATCGTGTTTGCGAGCAATAAGCTGAGCTTGCGGCTGTCGaacgtgctcggcgtcgtcaagATCGCGACCTTGCTCTT catcaccaccaccggctgggctgtcctcggcggcgcgttcaaatcgcgcgtcgccgacccgcACGCCAACTTCCGTAACGCGTTCAACGGTACCTCCAAGGACGGCTACGGCATCTCCAACGCCCTCGTCAACATCATCTTCAGCTATGGCGGGAGTACGATGGCGTTCAACCTCAGCAACGAGGTCAAGAACCCCGTCAGGACGCTCGGGTTGAGCGCCAACGCGGGCGTGACTATCACGTTTTTGCTGTATCTGCTCGTCAATGTGGCGTACTTTGCCGCCG TCCCCAAAGCCCTCATCCTCACCTCGAACCAGACCACCGCGTTCCTCTACTTCTCGACCCTGTTCtccgagcgcgccgccaaagTCCTCACCATCCTCCCCATCCTCAGCGCCACCGGCAACATTATCGCCGGCACCGTGGGCCACACGCGCATGGTGCGCGAAGTGGGACGGCAGGGCGTGCTCCCGTTCACAAAGTTCTGGGTGTCGACGTAcccgctcggcacgccgggcggCGCGATCCTCTCGACGTGGGTCGTGAGCGCGCTCGTCATCAtctgcccgcccgccggcaGCGCGTTCAACTTTATCCTCGCGCTGCAGAACTACCCCAACTCGCTGTTCCTGGCGTTCATGACGCTTGGCCTGTTTCTCATCCGCCGGCAGAGGGCTCGCGCGGGCCTGCCACGGTCGAGCTACCGCTCGTGGACGTTCGTCGTGGTGTTTTACCTCGCCGCACAGGTGTTCATGCTCGTCATGCCCTGGgtcccgccgagcgcggggaTCAACGCGAGCTCGTTTGGTTTCCTGTACGCTGCGTCGTCGATCACTgccatcggcctcgtcgcgctgtgCTTTGTCTACTATGCCGTCTGGGTGTGGGTCCTCCCCCGCCTGGGCAAGTACGAGCTGCGCTCAATCGTCATCCACCTCGATGACGGCAGCGTGGGCCACTCGCTCGTGCGTGTCAAGAATGCCGACCTCGCAGAGTGGGACGCCAAGCACGACCCCGCTGGAAACTCGATCACCTccggcgacgaggctgaCCAGGCCGAGTTCCACGTCGTGGAAGAACTCAAGGTCTAG
- the xptC_1 gene encoding Dehydrogenase xptC, protein MSRALTLALYALLALNLVAALTIRNPSEAYNPNHPNVRMFKRALTTNPADVAGKSYDFIIAGGGLAGLTLAGRLAEWSNFTVLVIEAGGDGSDVQIQETVPGFAYMKGLSAGPYGWGYKTVNMTDSLNMAKNYPLGKGLGGSGAINGMFWCRGSSDDYDAWGALNPGGAVAWNWAEMQKYINKAENVQMPPQAQADQFHIILDPKSHGTGGPLQIGFSKYIYPIVANWVPSWQSLGFTNKDLASGNVHGVTITPSTMDAAKGARSDSRTAYIDPKAAFPNLTVLSRQQVTKIMFNNTMGGNLTANGVQFQADAASTQYSVFANKEVIVSGGAINSPKLLQLSGIGPSSVLQPLGLPVLADLPVGQGFHDHVSFGMYFSIQAGLETWFNLAMNVSGAQDAALAQWQATADGPLTYVNEAIGYINAADIGFTAAPDAAGTAAAVSSKYGFPAALQKGIQAQYGIQNTQLPTDAGQFEIIMHLWGKDASSIAIQIALQHPYSRGHVALASASPFDPPLIDPDYFGVDADTQMMSAAVAWVRKLAAQGPLGAIITGEQSPGANVTGEDLVNAFKAASGTEFHPLATAAMLPKDSGGVVDTTLTVYGTQNVRVVDASIMPLHVAAHLMASTYGVAEKAADIIKAKYAYHPPTSSSAAPTSHGTTVAEPSSAPTDTTAGSSASSSSLSTGAKIGIGVGAGIGAVLLLGAILMFCVNRNKKANQPNKNGWYTNQPAATGYGQDAYAMQNVPGSGGGQGGGQQQRGFDSPHRPFDRPLSAAGSVDTMATGDLPRGG, encoded by the exons atgaGTCGCGCGCTCACACTCGCGCTGTATGCGCTCCtggcgctcaacctcgtcgccgcgctcacgaTCCGGAATCCGAGCGAGGCGTACAACCCCAACCACCCCAACGTGCGCATGTTCAAGCGTGCGCTCACGACCAACccggccgacgtcgcgggcAAGAGCTACGACTTTATcattgccggcggcggtctTGCCGGCCTCAcgctcgccggccgcctgGCTGAGTGGAGCAACTTTACCGTGCTCGTCATCGAGGCTGGTGGCGACGGCTCGGACGTGCAGATCCAAGAGACGGTCCCAG gctTCGCGTACATGAAGGGCCTGTCGGCCGGCCCCTACGGCTGGGGCTACAAGACTGTCAACATGACCGACTCGCTCAACATGGCCAAAAACTAcccgctcggcaagggcctcggcggctcgggcgcgatCAACGGCATGTTCTGGTGCCGTGGCTCTAGTGACGACTATGACGCCTGGggag CACTCAaccccggcggcgcggtcgcctGGAACTGGGCCGAGATGCAAAAGTACATCAACAAGGCGGAGAACGTCCAGATGCCACCCCAGGCCCAGGCGGACCAGTTCCACATCATCCTCGACCCCAAGTCGCACGGCACGGGCGGACCCCTTCAGATCGG CTTCTCAAAATACATCTACCCCATCGTCGCCAACTGGGTGCCGTCGTGGCAGAGCCTCGGGTTCACCAACAAGGATCTCGCGTCGGGCAATGTGCACGGCGTGACCATCACCCCGTCGACGATggacgcggccaagggcgcGCGCTCCGACTCGCGCACAGCCTACATTGACCCCAAGGCCGCGTTCCCCAACCTCACCGTGCTCTCGCGCCAGCAGGTCACCAAGATCATGTTCAACAACACGATGGGCGGCAACCTTACCGCCAACGGCGTGCAGTTCCAGGCGGACGCCGCGAGCACGCAGTACTCGGTGTTTGCGAACAAGGAGGTCATTGTCTC cggcggcgccatcaaCTCGCCCAAGCTCCTCCAGCTGTCGGGCATTGGCCCCAGCTCGGTCCTCCAGCCGCTCGGGCtgcccgtgctcgccgaccttcCCGTCGGACAGGGCTTCCACGACCACGTCTCATTCGGCATGTACTTCTCGATCCAGGCGGGCCTCGAGACGTGGTTCAACCTGGCCATGAACgtgagcggcgcgcaggacgccgcgctcgcccagtggcaggcgacggccgacggcCCGCTCACGTACGTCAACGAGGCGATCGGCTAcatcaacgccgccgacattgGCTTCACCGCTGCGCCTGACGCCGCTGGCACGGCTgccgccgtgtcgagcaAGTACGGCTTCCCGGCCGCCCTCCAGAAGGGTATTCAGGCGCAGTACGGTATCCAGAACACGCAGCTCCCGACCGACGCGGGCCAGTTCGAGATCATCATGCACCTCTGGGGCAAGGACGCGTCGAGCATCGCGATCCAAATCGCGCTGCAGCACCCGTACTCGCGCGGCCATGTCGCCCTcgcgtccgcgtcgccgtTCGACCCGCCCCTCATCGACCCCGACTActttggcgtcgacgccgacacccaGATGATGTCTGCTGCTGTCGCGTGGgtgcgcaagctcgccgcccagGGCCCGCTCGGTGCAATCATCACCGGCGAGCAGTCGCCCGGTGCCAACGTCACGGGCGAGGACCTGGTCAATGCCTTCAAGGCCGCGTCCGGCACCGAGTTCCACCCgctcgccacggccgccatGCTGCCCAAGGACTCGggcggtgtcgtcgacaCCACGCTCACCGTGTACGGCACGCAGAacgtccgtgtcgtcgacgcgtccaTCATGCCTCTGCATGTCGCTGCGCATCTCATGGCGTCGACTTACGGCGTTGCTGAGAAGGCCGCGGACATCATCAAGGCCAAGTACGCCTACCACCCGCcgacttcctcctcggctgcgccgacgagccacgGCACCACAGTCGCCGAACCCTCGTCCGCACCGACCGACACTACGGCGGGtagctcggcgtcctcgtcgagcctGAGCACCGGCGCCAAGATCGGTATCGGAGTCGGAGCTGGtatcggcgccgtcctccttctcggtGCTATC ctcATGTTCTGCGTCAACCGCAACAAGAAGGCCAACCAACCCAACAAGAACGGATGGTACACCAaccagccggcggcgacgg GCTACGGCCAGGACGCATACGCCATGCAGAACGTTCCCGGCAGCGGAGgcggacaaggaggaggacagcAACAGCGGGGCTTTGACTCGCCGCACCGCCCCTTTGACCGCCCGCTGTCGGCTGCGGGGAGTGTAGACACGATGGCTACCGGCGACCTGCCGCGCGGGGGCTAG
- the xecD gene encoding 2-(R)-hydroxypropyl-CoM dehydrogenase has translation MNGVALVTGGSSGIGAATVKAFLAKGVRRVVIADVSPLDESISAWQAEFADAQLLAVKTDVAVEAEVTALIAAAVEKFGRIDYAVNCAGVSGGGAFAEFSTETWDRTTGVNERGVFFCMREQLKVMADQDFGEAKDERRKQRGAIVSVASLCGQVAIPQSAAYIASKHAVIGLAKSATLEYAGKGIRVNCVAPGWIDTNMTNTARAKVIYDWGTKPDRTPMGRGGIPEEIADVIVFLCSEEASFVTGATWNIDGGYMCF, from the exons ATGAACGGCGTAGCTCTAGTCACAGGCGGCTCTTCCGGC ATCGGCGCAGCGACCGTCAAGGCATTCCTGGCCAAgggcgtgcgccgcgtcgtcatTGCCGACGTgtcgccgctcgacgagtcgATCAGCGCATGGCAAGCCGAgttcgccgacgcgcagctgctcgccgtcaaGACGGACGTGGCCGTCGAGGCTGAAGTCACCGCGCTcatcgctgccgccgtcgagaagTTCGGGCGCATCGACTACGCCGTCAACTGTGCCGGCGTCTCTGGGGGCGGCGCGTTCGCCGAGTTCTCGACCGAGACGTGGGACCGTACCACTGGCGTTAACGAGCGCGGGGTCTTCTTCTGCatgcgcgagcagctcaaggTCATGGCCGATCAGGACTTCGGAGA AGCCAAGGACGAGCGCCGAaagcagcgcggcgcgatcGTCTCCGTCGCTTCCCTCTGCGGCCAGGTCGCCATCCCCCAATCGGCCGCCTACATCGCCTCCAAGCACGCCGTCATCGGCCTCGCAAAGTCCGCGACGCTTGAGTACGCGGGTAAAGGTATCcgggt CAACTGCGTCGCACCCGGCTGGATCGACACGAAC ATGACGAACACGGCCCGCGCCAAGGTCATCTACGACTGGGGCACCAAGCCGGACCGCACGCCGatggggcgcggcggcatccccgaggagattgccgacGTCATCGTCTTCCTATGCTCCGAGGAGGCGAGCTTTGTCACCGGCGCGACGTGGAACATTGACGGCGGATACATGTGTTTCTAA